Proteins encoded in a region of the Veillonella parvula genome:
- a CDS encoding peptide chain release factor 3 — protein MTFLEEVQRRRTFAIISHPDAGKTTLTEKLLLYGGAIHLAGSVKSRKTAKHAVSDWMEIEKQRGISVTSSVLQFDYDGCRVNILDTPGHQDFSEDTYRTLMAADSAVMLIDVAKGVEAQTKKLFAVSKERGIPIFTFVNKIDHFGRSPFDLMEEIENVLGIRTCPMNWPIGINGEYKGVYDREHETIELFAKDETHGQEKLASEKGALTDPRMKELLGDDVYQALLDDIELLDVAGDPFDFDKVRAGELTPMFFGSAMTNFGVKPFLEKFLELAPSPAPRQAVEEMVQPTSEDFSALVFKIQANMDPNHHDRIVFMRICSGKFEKGMSVLHRQSNKTIRLSQPQQFLATERTIVEDAYPGDIIGVFDAGTMGVGDTLCAQKHKVTFGDFPVFPPEFFARVSPKDTMKRKQFQKGMTQLAQEGAVQIFEQPGALDSFVVGAVGMLQFEVLEYRLKNEYGVDLLNHTLPYGVARWIDGEVDIAALKGIDNAMIVKDNRDRTVVLISNEWQMGWVQERNPDVTFLTTPKLHHEL, from the coding sequence ATGACATTTTTAGAAGAGGTACAACGTCGTCGTACGTTTGCAATCATATCTCACCCGGATGCGGGTAAAACAACATTAACGGAAAAATTACTATTATATGGTGGTGCTATTCACTTAGCAGGCTCCGTAAAGTCTCGTAAAACTGCAAAACACGCCGTATCCGACTGGATGGAAATCGAGAAACAACGTGGTATCTCTGTAACGAGTTCCGTATTGCAATTTGACTACGATGGTTGTCGCGTAAACATCCTTGATACTCCTGGTCACCAAGACTTCTCTGAAGATACATACCGTACATTGATGGCTGCTGATAGTGCTGTCATGCTTATTGACGTAGCAAAAGGCGTAGAGGCCCAAACAAAGAAGCTATTTGCTGTATCAAAAGAACGCGGTATTCCTATTTTTACATTTGTAAACAAAATTGACCATTTCGGTCGCAGCCCATTCGATCTAATGGAAGAAATCGAAAATGTTCTCGGTATTCGTACGTGTCCTATGAACTGGCCTATCGGTATTAATGGCGAATACAAAGGCGTATACGATAGAGAACACGAAACTATAGAGCTCTTTGCAAAAGACGAAACTCATGGTCAAGAAAAACTTGCATCCGAAAAAGGGGCATTAACGGATCCTCGTATGAAAGAGTTATTAGGTGACGATGTATACCAAGCATTGCTTGACGATATTGAGTTGCTCGATGTTGCTGGCGATCCATTCGATTTTGATAAGGTTCGTGCTGGTGAATTAACGCCTATGTTTTTCGGTTCTGCTATGACGAACTTTGGGGTAAAACCATTCTTAGAAAAATTCTTAGAACTAGCTCCATCCCCTGCTCCACGACAAGCGGTAGAGGAAATGGTACAGCCTACTAGCGAAGACTTCTCTGCTCTAGTATTCAAAATTCAAGCAAATATGGATCCTAATCATCATGACCGTATCGTATTTATGCGTATCTGCTCTGGTAAATTCGAAAAAGGTATGTCTGTATTACATCGCCAATCTAATAAAACAATCCGCCTATCTCAGCCTCAACAATTTTTGGCTACGGAACGTACCATCGTAGAAGATGCATACCCTGGCGATATTATTGGTGTCTTTGATGCCGGTACTATGGGCGTAGGAGATACGCTTTGTGCACAAAAGCATAAAGTAACCTTTGGCGACTTCCCTGTCTTCCCTCCTGAGTTTTTTGCTCGTGTATCCCCAAAAGATACTATGAAACGTAAGCAATTCCAAAAGGGTATGACTCAATTGGCTCAAGAAGGGGCTGTTCAAATCTTTGAACAACCAGGTGCCCTTGATTCCTTCGTGGTCGGTGCCGTAGGTATGCTTCAATTTGAAGTTCTTGAGTACCGCCTCAAAAATGAATATGGCGTTGATTTATTAAATCATACATTGCCATATGGTGTAGCCCGTTGGATTGATGGCGAAGTTGATATTGCAGCCTTAAAAGGTATAGATAATGCGATGATTGTAAAAGATAATCGGGATCGCACCGTAGTTCTTATCTCTAACGAATGGCAAATGGGTTGGGTTCAAGAGCGTAATCCGGATGTAACATTCTTAACAACCCCTAAATTACACCATGAGCTATAA
- a CDS encoding sodium/glutamate symporter yields the protein MPLIDLALVNNVWTLKLSMIQTVGLAVITLFIGTWINKHSKFLQRMCMPAPAVGALPFAFLTAILSYYKILNITFEGSLQTFLMLAFFTTIGLMASLKVLKKGGIFIIFFFLACAVWIVVQNTAGIMIAKALGIEPIIGIMAGSVSMIGGLGTAGAFGPYYEQLLGIPGTASAAVAAATFGMVAGTILGAPVGERIIKMHKVKTPYENPELMEDEGIDMIEDHVESGGKQFNSQDLLTICMWIGLALGIGTIVSAGLSVLTPLPAYIGAMICAAVIRNFGDFTKAYKINDAALDAVSNVALSLFVTMAINSLKLVQLIDLALPLITILVVQMALICVFAYLIYFLFGRNYDAVMLGAGAIGFGLGATPNALVNMLSLASKHGPSPRAWLVVSLVGAFLIDFANAFLITTMAGILY from the coding sequence ATGCCACTTATTGACTTAGCCCTAGTCAACAATGTATGGACCTTAAAACTGTCCATGATTCAAACTGTAGGTCTTGCTGTAATTACCTTATTCATCGGTACTTGGATCAATAAGCATTCCAAGTTCTTACAACGTATGTGTATGCCTGCACCAGCCGTAGGCGCTCTTCCATTTGCATTTTTAACTGCTATTTTGTCTTATTATAAAATCTTAAACATTACCTTTGAAGGTTCCTTGCAAACATTTCTAATGCTTGCCTTCTTTACCACTATCGGTTTAATGGCATCCTTAAAAGTCCTCAAAAAGGGTGGTATCTTCATTATTTTCTTCTTCTTAGCATGTGCAGTGTGGATTGTAGTACAAAATACTGCAGGTATTATGATTGCTAAAGCATTAGGAATTGAGCCAATTATTGGCATCATGGCTGGTTCTGTATCTATGATTGGTGGCCTTGGTACAGCTGGTGCCTTCGGTCCATATTACGAACAATTACTTGGTATCCCTGGTACCGCTTCCGCAGCAGTTGCAGCTGCAACATTTGGCATGGTAGCTGGTACAATCCTCGGTGCGCCTGTAGGTGAACGCATTATTAAAATGCATAAAGTTAAAACCCCTTATGAAAATCCTGAGCTAATGGAGGATGAAGGCATCGATATGATCGAAGATCACGTTGAAAGTGGTGGCAAACAGTTCAACTCTCAAGATCTTTTAACAATTTGTATGTGGATTGGCCTTGCATTAGGCATCGGTACCATCGTAAGTGCTGGATTATCTGTTCTTACTCCACTACCTGCATATATTGGCGCTATGATTTGTGCAGCAGTAATTCGTAACTTTGGTGATTTTACTAAAGCATACAAAATCAACGATGCAGCTCTTGATGCAGTATCTAATGTAGCATTATCCTTATTCGTAACAATGGCTATCAACAGCTTGAAATTAGTTCAATTAATTGATCTTGCTTTACCACTCATTACAATCTTAGTTGTACAAATGGCACTTATCTGTGTATTTGCATACCTTATTTACTTCCTCTTTGGTCGCAACTACGATGCAGTTATGCTTGGTGCCGGAGCTATCGGTTTCGGATTAGGTGCTACACCAAACGCATTAGTTAACATGTTATCCTTAGCAAGTAAACACGGCCCATCTCCTCGTGCTTGGCTCGTAGTTTCCTTAGTAGGTGCATTCTTAATTGACTTTGCGAATGCTTTCCTCATTACAACCATGGCTGGCATTCTTTACTAA
- the rsmA gene encoding 16S rRNA (adenine(1518)-N(6)/adenine(1519)-N(6))-dimethyltransferase RsmA — protein sequence MLESVIASPEVVHYICKRFDIKMSKKLGQNFLIKRGIVDEIVHAAELTVGEPVLEVGPGIGTLTQGLAQSGADVTAIELDRRLLEVLDTTLASYDNVRIIHGDVLKLDVPTIMNHKPFKVVANLPYYITTPIIMSLLESKLPIERLVVMVQKEVALRMIAKPGTKDYGALSVAVQYYTEPDIVLDVPPKSFLPAPAVTSSVIRCVLRDKPPVDVIDEKLFFRVVKAGFAQRRKTFSNTMKTTGLTRDRIEELLAKANIDGQRRGETFTLQEFADVANAWAALIK from the coding sequence ATGTTAGAATCAGTAATTGCAAGCCCAGAGGTTGTGCATTATATATGTAAGCGCTTTGATATTAAAATGAGCAAAAAGCTAGGACAAAACTTCCTTATTAAGCGAGGTATAGTCGATGAAATTGTACATGCTGCGGAATTAACCGTGGGAGAACCTGTTCTAGAGGTCGGCCCTGGTATTGGTACCTTGACACAAGGTTTAGCTCAAAGTGGGGCAGATGTAACGGCTATCGAGCTAGATCGTCGCTTATTGGAGGTACTAGATACGACATTGGCATCTTATGACAATGTACGTATCATTCATGGTGATGTGTTAAAGCTTGATGTGCCAACGATTATGAATCATAAACCATTTAAAGTGGTTGCCAATTTGCCATACTATATTACAACACCTATTATTATGTCTTTGTTGGAAAGTAAACTACCTATTGAACGTCTAGTTGTGATGGTGCAAAAAGAGGTGGCCTTACGGATGATAGCAAAGCCCGGTACAAAGGACTATGGCGCATTATCTGTTGCTGTTCAGTATTATACGGAACCAGATATTGTTCTTGATGTACCGCCTAAATCTTTCTTGCCAGCTCCAGCGGTGACAAGTTCTGTTATCCGTTGCGTATTGCGTGATAAACCACCTGTAGATGTGATTGATGAGAAACTATTTTTTCGCGTTGTGAAAGCTGGTTTTGCGCAACGCCGTAAAACATTCTCTAATACGATGAAGACAACGGGTTTAACAAGAGATAGAATTGAAGAGTTATTAGCAAAAGCAAATATTGATGGTCAACGAAGAGGTGAGACCTTTACACTTCAAGAATTTGCCGATGTAGCCAACGCATGGGCAGCTTTAATCAAATAG
- the rnmV gene encoding ribonuclease M5: protein MLKQVIVVEGKSDIQRIAQAVDADCIATEGFTLRRGVIDMIRVAYEKRGIIILTDPDTAGERIRRVLTKKFPNAQHAFVPRDEAFANDDIGIEQASPESIRKALSTLHVESLESSNEFTMVDLVRHGLSGMPDSAARRAVIGAKLGIGYGNGKQFLYRLNHYGITRDAYEEAVNC, encoded by the coding sequence ATGTTAAAACAAGTCATTGTCGTAGAAGGAAAATCTGATATACAACGTATCGCTCAAGCTGTAGATGCTGATTGCATTGCTACAGAAGGATTTACCCTCAGAAGAGGTGTTATCGATATGATTCGCGTTGCCTATGAGAAACGTGGCATTATTATATTAACTGATCCTGATACAGCAGGGGAGCGAATCCGACGCGTTTTAACTAAAAAATTCCCTAATGCACAACATGCTTTTGTGCCTCGTGACGAAGCGTTTGCAAATGATGATATTGGCATAGAACAAGCCTCTCCTGAGTCAATCAGAAAGGCTTTATCTACATTACACGTAGAGTCTTTAGAATCATCCAACGAATTTACTATGGTGGACTTAGTGCGTCACGGACTGTCTGGTATGCCTGATAGTGCAGCTCGTCGAGCGGTTATTGGTGCTAAATTAGGTATTGGATACGGTAATGGAAAGCAATTTTTATACCGTTTAAATCATTATGGTATAACCCGAGATGCTTATGAAGAGGCAGTAAATTGTTAA
- a CDS encoding LysR family transcriptional regulator: MTLQQLKYVTTIANIGSISEAAKRLFVSQPSLTKAIKELEKEMGITIFDRTNKGITVSKEGERFLGYARQVLEQAALLEEQYKSQSGGKKQFSVSTQHYSFAVNAFVELLKGAEIDQYDVSLRETQTYEIIDDVAHMKSEIGLLYYNDFNRPVLEKLIHTNELTFTELFTAHPHIFIGKTHPLAHKEVVSMDELEEYPYISFEQGDHNSFYFSEEIFSTVVRPKHIRVRDRASLFSLLLGLDGYTVSSGVIDKEVNGENIISVPLAEEGLMHIGYITNNKMQRSRLGQEYIHALEQYVSNYGRHIQLPENKK, translated from the coding sequence ATGACCTTACAACAATTAAAGTATGTCACAACAATTGCCAATATAGGCAGTATTAGTGAGGCAGCCAAGAGATTATTTGTGTCTCAACCGAGTCTCACCAAGGCTATTAAAGAACTAGAGAAAGAAATGGGTATTACCATTTTCGATCGTACTAATAAAGGAATTACCGTATCTAAAGAAGGGGAACGCTTTCTCGGCTATGCGCGCCAAGTGTTAGAACAAGCAGCCCTTTTAGAGGAGCAATATAAGAGCCAAAGCGGTGGTAAAAAACAATTTTCTGTGTCTACTCAACATTACTCCTTTGCAGTCAATGCCTTTGTAGAGCTTTTAAAAGGCGCTGAAATCGATCAATATGATGTATCCTTACGAGAAACACAAACCTATGAAATTATCGATGACGTAGCTCATATGAAGAGTGAAATTGGTTTGCTCTATTATAATGATTTCAACCGTCCTGTATTAGAAAAATTAATTCATACTAACGAATTAACCTTTACTGAATTATTTACGGCCCATCCTCATATCTTTATTGGTAAAACGCATCCATTAGCCCATAAAGAGGTAGTCTCTATGGACGAATTAGAGGAATATCCATATATTTCCTTTGAGCAAGGCGATCACAACTCCTTCTACTTCTCTGAAGAAATCTTCAGTACCGTAGTGCGCCCAAAACATATCCGTGTTCGCGATAGAGCATCTTTATTTAGCCTATTACTTGGCCTTGATGGATACACTGTATCTAGTGGTGTAATCGATAAAGAGGTAAATGGTGAAAATATCATTTCTGTTCCACTTGCCGAAGAAGGTTTAATGCACATTGGCTACATTACTAATAATAAAATGCAACGTAGCCGTTTAGGTCAAGAATATATCCACGCCCTAGAACAATACGTTAGTAATTACGGTAGACATATTCAATTACCGGAAAACAAAAAATAA
- a CDS encoding 5-methyltetrahydropteroyltriglutamate--homocysteine S-methyltransferase: protein MSKHTAPFHFDIVGSFLRPAELKEAREAFNKGNITREELTAVEDRLITDLIQKQKAAGLPVITDGEFRRAYWHLDFMWGFNGVKEIELEHGYKFVGQETAPGSLALTGKITGTNHPFVEHFKFVKQFEDENTTARQTIPAPSQFLAELFREDNGITTRSFYPDLEELIQDIAAAYRQVIKDLYDAGCRNIQFDDCTWGMCCDHAYWTGRQKDKSVTIEGETAKYLRLNNLALEGRPKDLAFTTHVCRGNYNSTWAASGGYEPIAPILFAKENVDAYYLEFDDDRSGGFEPLREVSPNKKVVLGLITSKRPELEDKEVIKERIKEATKYIPLERLCLSPQCGFASCEIGNQLTEEEQWAKLALVKEIAHEVWGD from the coding sequence ATGTCCAAACATACAGCACCATTCCACTTTGATATCGTAGGTTCCTTCCTACGCCCAGCAGAATTAAAAGAAGCACGTGAAGCTTTTAATAAGGGAAATATTACTCGAGAAGAATTAACAGCCGTTGAAGATCGTCTTATTACAGACCTCATTCAAAAACAGAAAGCAGCTGGCCTACCAGTGATTACAGATGGCGAATTCCGTCGTGCCTATTGGCATCTAGACTTCATGTGGGGCTTTAATGGCGTAAAAGAAATTGAACTTGAACACGGTTACAAATTCGTCGGTCAAGAAACAGCGCCAGGTTCCCTCGCCCTTACTGGCAAAATTACGGGAACAAACCACCCATTCGTTGAACATTTCAAATTTGTAAAACAATTTGAAGACGAAAATACTACGGCGCGTCAAACGATTCCTGCTCCCTCTCAGTTTTTGGCAGAGTTATTCCGTGAAGACAATGGTATTACAACACGTTCCTTCTATCCAGATTTAGAAGAATTGATTCAAGATATTGCTGCCGCTTATCGCCAAGTAATTAAAGACCTCTACGATGCAGGTTGCCGCAATATTCAATTTGATGATTGTACTTGGGGTATGTGTTGTGACCATGCTTATTGGACAGGTCGTCAAAAGGATAAAAGTGTAACCATTGAAGGAGAAACTGCTAAATATTTACGTTTGAATAACTTGGCACTCGAAGGTCGTCCTAAAGATTTAGCATTTACTACACATGTATGTCGTGGTAACTATAACTCTACATGGGCCGCTAGTGGTGGATACGAACCTATTGCACCTATTCTATTTGCTAAAGAAAATGTAGACGCTTATTACTTAGAATTTGATGATGATCGCTCTGGAGGTTTTGAGCCATTGCGTGAAGTTTCTCCTAATAAGAAAGTTGTATTAGGCCTTATCACATCTAAACGCCCTGAGTTAGAAGATAAAGAAGTCATCAAAGAACGTATCAAAGAAGCAACAAAATATATTCCACTTGAAAGACTTTGCTTATCCCCTCAATGTGGCTTTGCATCCTGTGAAATCGGCAATCAATTGACCGAAGAAGAACAATGGGCTAAACTCGCATTAGTCAAAGAAATAGCTCATGAAGTTTGGGGTGATTAA
- the msrB gene encoding peptide-methionine (R)-S-oxide reductase MsrB → MNEHTIYLGGGCFWGLQGYIRKISGVLSTEVGYANGPTENPSYEDVCHNSGHVEALKVIYDADILSLDHLIQYFLRAIDPFSVNKQGGDVGIQYRTGIYYTDPTDKAVIESTLARAQAFEGKPFAIEVLPLENYYSAEEYHQDYLDKNPNGYCHIPLGLSDEPLIDDNAYAKPSQEDLKALAPQEFEVTQNSATDAPFSHELTDEFKAGLYVDITTGEPLFVSAHKFDSHCGWPSFTKPIAKDVIKYYQDNSHGMNRIEVRSRIGNAHLGHVFEDGPNGSLRYCINGSSLRFIPKDELKGTKYEYLIPYIED, encoded by the coding sequence ATGAATGAACATACTATATATTTAGGCGGTGGTTGCTTCTGGGGCCTTCAAGGGTATATCAGAAAGATCTCCGGTGTCCTTTCTACCGAAGTAGGCTATGCCAATGGTCCTACAGAAAATCCAAGTTATGAAGATGTATGCCACAACAGTGGGCACGTAGAAGCGCTCAAGGTCATTTACGATGCTGATATACTATCTTTAGATCACTTAATTCAATATTTTCTACGTGCTATTGATCCCTTTAGTGTCAATAAACAAGGTGGTGACGTAGGCATTCAATATCGTACGGGTATTTATTATACTGATCCAACCGATAAAGCCGTTATTGAAAGTACCTTAGCACGTGCTCAAGCCTTTGAAGGCAAACCATTTGCTATCGAAGTATTACCTTTAGAGAACTACTACTCTGCTGAGGAATACCATCAAGATTACTTAGACAAAAATCCTAATGGCTATTGTCACATTCCATTGGGTCTATCTGATGAACCACTCATCGATGATAATGCATATGCTAAACCTTCCCAGGAAGATTTAAAGGCTTTAGCGCCACAAGAATTTGAAGTAACTCAAAACTCTGCTACAGATGCGCCTTTCAGCCATGAACTAACAGATGAGTTTAAAGCGGGTCTCTATGTAGATATCACCACTGGAGAGCCACTATTTGTATCAGCCCATAAATTCGATTCTCATTGTGGCTGGCCTAGCTTTACTAAACCAATAGCTAAAGATGTTATCAAGTATTACCAAGATAACTCACATGGTATGAATCGCATAGAAGTTCGTAGCCGCATCGGTAATGCTCATTTAGGTCATGTATTTGAAGATGGTCCTAATGGCTCTCTTCGCTACTGTATCAATGGATCATCTTTACGATTTATCCCTAAAGATGAATTAAAAGGTACAAAGTACGAATATCTAATTCCATATATTGAAGACTAA
- a CDS encoding 3D domain-containing protein produces MRIHKTHKRYISSVVAGLIVTAVTMTGFSYNDKTVTVMVDGAAHTVRTHLNSNEGIVRDAGVKLNPNDKVISSSSTVQNGTTLTVVRAIPVYVTVNGKTRAVFTTETTAQGVANELGFKAPNYVVVGDENGSVLSGTRITIAQVTSRSLSTVDQEVAVEVVRQKDDTMAKGEEEVVQVGQPGLERVQRETLYSNGTVIKTNDVSKVTQRAMVPTIIKEGTREVTTSRNVAGRASRAIVMEASAYLAGDGDGAGITATGLPAVRGIAAVDPDVIPLGTRLFIPGYGEAIAADTGGAIVGNKIDLVMDSYGEAMDFGRQDVTVYVLD; encoded by the coding sequence ATGAGAATTCATAAGACACACAAGCGATATATTTCGTCTGTTGTTGCCGGATTGATTGTAACAGCTGTAACCATGACCGGTTTTTCTTATAATGATAAAACCGTTACCGTTATGGTAGATGGTGCAGCACACACTGTTAGAACGCATTTAAATTCTAACGAAGGCATTGTACGCGATGCTGGGGTTAAGTTAAATCCAAATGATAAAGTTATTTCTAGTTCATCTACAGTTCAAAATGGAACAACCTTAACGGTTGTTCGTGCTATTCCAGTTTATGTAACTGTAAATGGTAAAACAAGAGCTGTATTCACTACAGAAACAACTGCTCAAGGTGTTGCTAATGAGCTTGGTTTCAAAGCACCTAACTATGTAGTAGTGGGCGATGAAAATGGATCTGTTTTAAGTGGTACACGTATAACAATTGCTCAAGTAACAAGCCGCTCTCTATCTACAGTAGATCAAGAAGTTGCTGTTGAAGTGGTTCGTCAAAAAGATGATACTATGGCTAAGGGCGAAGAAGAGGTTGTTCAAGTTGGTCAACCTGGCTTAGAACGAGTACAACGTGAAACACTATATAGTAATGGTACAGTTATTAAAACTAATGATGTATCTAAAGTAACACAACGTGCAATGGTACCTACAATTATTAAAGAGGGCACTCGTGAGGTGACTACATCTCGTAATGTAGCAGGACGTGCATCTCGCGCTATCGTAATGGAAGCATCTGCTTATCTTGCTGGCGATGGTGATGGTGCTGGTATTACCGCTACGGGTCTACCTGCAGTACGTGGCATTGCCGCAGTAGACCCAGATGTTATTCCATTGGGTACACGTTTATTTATTCCTGGTTACGGTGAAGCTATTGCTGCCGATACAGGTGGTGCTATAGTAGGTAACAAAATCGACCTTGTAATGGACTCTTATGGGGAGGCTATGGACTTTGGTCGCCAAGACGTTACAGTGTACGTTTTGGACTAA
- the ppk1 gene encoding polyphosphate kinase 1: MFSNAKYYFNRELSWLKFNQRVLLESIDPNTPLLERLRFIAIASSNLDEFFMIRVAGLRHQVVNGIVKYDAAHMDAKAQLKAIDESVQRLVSMQSTYLNNVLTELEAHGFFFTHPDTLDVKTKAWLRHYFEEHIYPVVTPLAVDSGHPFPFLTNHTINAIVRIFQIQEDGTKDYKIAILPIPSVLDRIIEVPSRGNKEHRFVYLEDVITYYANQFFQGYGIEDYMVFRITRDADLEIDEEEATDLLSEVEASLRRRRRGDAVRLEVCGEIKDHLLDFVLTSVELEQKDVYHIDGHLDCRMYFDFCNYPGYDKLRYEPFDPKIPSELVDHEGDSLFSIIGKQDLFVHHPFESFAVVEQFIAQAAIDPDVLAIKQTLYRVSGDSPIIASLIKAADNGKQVTVLMEVKARFDEENNIHMARRLEKAGCHVIYGLKGLKTHSKITMVVRRETDGIRRYVHLATGNYNGKTARMYTDCGIFTCNDEYGDDASRFFNLISGYSDPPIWNKFIVAPLNLREKIMELIDREIEFAKNGEEAYIIGKMNSLLDKKVIAKLYEASSAGVRIDFIVRGICTLRPGIAGVSDNITVRSIVGRFLEHHRLFYFRNGGNESLYLSSADWMPRNLNERVELMIPIEDKRHKERVKSILDLYLDDTLKAHFMRADGSYHKINDRENPISAQEELMKTAIEHEHRESMTVIERLQPMLKMNR, from the coding sequence ATGTTCAGTAATGCTAAATATTATTTTAATCGTGAATTATCTTGGCTAAAATTTAATCAGCGTGTACTATTAGAGTCCATAGATCCAAATACTCCGCTGTTGGAGCGGTTGCGTTTTATTGCTATTGCTAGTTCTAATTTAGATGAGTTTTTTATGATTCGAGTGGCTGGCTTACGTCATCAAGTTGTGAATGGCATTGTTAAATATGATGCAGCTCATATGGATGCAAAAGCACAATTAAAGGCGATTGATGAATCTGTACAGCGTCTTGTTTCTATGCAAAGCACGTATTTAAATAATGTACTGACTGAACTAGAGGCTCATGGCTTTTTCTTTACCCATCCTGATACACTAGATGTAAAAACAAAAGCTTGGCTACGCCATTATTTTGAGGAACATATATACCCCGTAGTAACACCATTGGCTGTTGACTCGGGGCATCCATTTCCATTTTTAACAAATCATACCATTAATGCAATTGTACGTATCTTTCAAATACAAGAGGATGGGACTAAGGATTACAAGATTGCTATCTTGCCAATACCATCTGTATTAGATCGAATCATTGAAGTTCCGAGCCGAGGCAATAAGGAACATCGATTTGTTTATCTAGAAGATGTCATTACTTACTATGCAAATCAATTTTTCCAAGGTTATGGCATTGAAGATTATATGGTTTTCCGTATTACTCGTGATGCAGACCTTGAAATAGACGAGGAAGAAGCAACAGATTTGCTATCTGAAGTAGAGGCATCCTTGCGGCGTCGCCGTCGTGGTGATGCGGTACGTCTTGAAGTTTGTGGAGAGATAAAGGATCACTTATTAGACTTTGTCCTTACAAGTGTAGAATTAGAGCAAAAGGACGTATATCACATTGATGGACATTTGGATTGCCGTATGTATTTTGATTTCTGTAATTATCCAGGTTATGATAAGCTCCGATATGAACCGTTTGATCCTAAGATTCCTAGTGAATTAGTTGATCATGAAGGTGATAGCTTATTTTCTATTATTGGGAAGCAAGATCTTTTTGTTCATCATCCCTTTGAATCTTTTGCAGTGGTTGAGCAATTTATTGCACAAGCAGCTATAGATCCTGATGTATTGGCCATTAAACAAACATTATATCGCGTTAGTGGGGACTCTCCGATTATTGCGTCCTTAATAAAAGCGGCAGATAATGGGAAACAAGTAACCGTCCTTATGGAGGTTAAGGCGCGATTTGATGAAGAAAACAATATTCATATGGCTCGTCGACTCGAAAAAGCGGGATGTCATGTTATTTATGGTTTAAAAGGTCTTAAGACACACTCTAAAATTACTATGGTGGTACGCCGGGAAACGGATGGTATTAGGCGGTATGTCCATCTAGCAACGGGAAACTATAATGGTAAAACAGCTCGCATGTATACTGATTGTGGTATATTTACTTGTAATGATGAGTATGGTGATGATGCGTCACGTTTCTTTAACTTGATTTCTGGATATTCTGACCCACCGATTTGGAATAAGTTTATTGTAGCGCCTTTAAATTTACGTGAAAAAATTATGGAACTTATTGACCGTGAAATCGAGTTTGCTAAGAATGGGGAAGAAGCCTATATCATTGGTAAGATGAATTCTCTGCTCGATAAAAAGGTCATTGCTAAGTTGTATGAAGCTTCTTCTGCTGGAGTTCGTATCGATTTTATCGTGCGTGGTATTTGTACGCTTCGTCCTGGCATTGCCGGTGTTAGTGATAATATAACAGTACGCTCTATTGTGGGGCGTTTTCTTGAACATCATCGTTTGTTCTACTTCCGTAATGGAGGGAATGAAAGTCTGTACCTATCTAGTGCAGATTGGATGCCTCGAAATTTGAATGAACGTGTAGAGCTTATGATTCCTATTGAAGATAAACGCCATAAAGAACGGGTAAAAAGTATTTTAGATTTATATTTAGATGATACATTAAAAGCTCATTTTATGAGAGCAGATGGTTCGTATCATAAAATCAATGATCGAGAGAATCCTATATCTGCTCAAGAGGAGCTAATGAAAACTGCTATTGAGCATGAACACAGAGAGTCAATGACGGTCATTGAACGGTTACAACCGATGTTAAAAATGAATAGATGA